The Penaeus chinensis breed Huanghai No. 1 chromosome 16, ASM1920278v2, whole genome shotgun sequence genome window below encodes:
- the LOC125033444 gene encoding hydroxysteroid dehydrogenase-like protein 2 encodes MIINTGFKLCIPHLVKSLNPHILNISAPLNMHPRWFKEHVAYIMAKYGMSICASGMNEESRADGIELWPRTAIITAAMEMIRGDEVDRQCQKPEIMADAAYVMPCKD; translated from the exons GTTTAAGTTGTGCATTCCACACCTGGTGAAGAGTCTGAATCCCCACATCTTGAACATCTCTGCTCCTCTTAACATGCATCCAAGATGGTTTAAAGAGCATGTAGCATACATCATGGCTAAGTATGGCATGTCCATATGTGCTTCAGGCATGAATGAAGAATCCAGAGCTGATGGCATTGAGCTGTGGCCTCGAACag CCATCATCACAGCAGCCATGGAGATGATACGTGGTGATGAAGTAGACAGACAGTGCCAGAAGCCTGAGATAATGGCTGATGCTGCATATGTGATGCCTTGCAAAGATTGA